A part of Diceros bicornis minor isolate mBicDic1 chromosome 10, mDicBic1.mat.cur, whole genome shotgun sequence genomic DNA contains:
- the LOC131410539 gene encoding intraflagellar transport protein 70B-like codes for MAGLAGAQIPDGEFTAVVYRLIRDSRYAEAVQLLGGELPRSPRSRAGLSLLGYCYYRLQEFALAADCYEQLGQLHPELEQYRLYQAQALYKACLYPEATRVAFLLLDNPAYHSRVLRLQAAIKYSEGDLPGARSLVEQLLSGEGGEDSGGENEPDGQVNLGCLLYKEGQYEAACSKFSTALQASGYRPDLSYNLALAYYSSRQYASALKHIADIIEHGIRQHPELGVGMTTEGIDFRSVGNTLVLHQTALVEAFNLKAAIEYQLKNYEVAKETLTDMPPRAEEELDPVTLHNQALMNMDARPTEGFEKLQFLLQQNPFPPETFGNLLLLYCKYEYFDLAADVLAENAHLTYKFLTPYLYDFLDAMITCQTAPEEAFIKLDGLAGMLTEQLRRLTIQVQEARHNRDDEAVKKAVNEYDETLEKYIPVLMAQAKIYWNLENYPMVEKIFRKSVEFCNDHDVWKLNVAHVLFMQENKYKEAIGFYEPIVKKHYDNILNVSAIVLANLCVSYIMTSQNEEAEELMRKIEKEEEQLSYDDPDKKIYHLCIVNLVIGTLYCAKGNYDFGISRVIKSLEPYNKKLGTDTWYYAKRCFLSLLENMSKHMIVLRDSVVEECVQFLEHCELYGRNIPAIIEQPLEEERMHTGKNTVTYESRQLKALIYEITGWNM; via the coding sequence ATGGCGGGGCTGGCCGGAGCGCAGATCCCCGATGGCGAGTTCACCGCCGTCGTGTATCGGCTCATCCGGGATTCCCGCTACGCCGAGGCGGTGCAGCTGCTGGGCGGAGAGCTCCCGCGGAGCCCGAGGAGCCGCGCCGGCCTGTCGCTGCTCGGCTACTGCTACTACCGCCTGCAGGAGTTCGCGCTGGCGGCCGACTGCTATGAGCAGCTGGGCCAGCTGCACCCGGAGCTCGAGCAGTACCGCCTGTACCAGGCCCAGGCCCTGTACAAGGCCTGCCTCTATCCAGAGGCCACCCGGGTCGCCTTCCTCCTCCTGGACAACCCCGCCTACCACAGCCGGGTCCTCCGTCTCCAAGCGGCTATCAAGTACAGCGAGGGCGATCTGCCCGGGGCCCGGAGCCTGGTGGAGCAGCTCCTGAGTGGGGAAGGCGGAGAAGACAGTGGGGGCGAGAACGAGCCCGACGGCCAGGTCAACCTGGGTTGTTTGCTCTACAAGGAGGGACAGTATGAAGCCGCATGTTCCAAGTTCTCTACGGCCCTGCAGGCTTCGGGCTACCGGCCTGACCTTTCCTACAACCTGGCTTTGGCCTATTACAGCAGCCGGCAGTATGCCTCTGCTCTGAAGCATATCGCTGATATTATTGAGCATGGCATCCGCCAGCACCCAGAGCTAGGGGTGGGCATGACCACGGAGGGCATTGATTTTCGCAGTGTTGGCAACACTTTAGTCCTTCACCAGACTGCTCTGGTGGAAGCCTTCAACCTCAAGGCAGCCATAGAATACCAACTGAAAAACTATGAGGTAGCCAAGGAAACCCTCACCGACATGCCACCTAGGGCAGAGGAAGAGTTAGACCCTGTGACCCTGCACAACCAGGCGCTAATGAACATGGATGCCAGGCCTACAGAAGGGTTTGAAAAGCTACAGTTTCTGCTCCAACAGAACCCCTTCCCCCCAGAGACCTTTGGCAACCTGTTGCTGCTCTACTGTAAGTATGAGTATTTCGACCTGGCAGCAGATGTCCTGGCAGAGAATGCCCATTTGACTTATAAGTTCCTCACACCCTATCTCTATGACTTCTTGGATGCCATGATCACTTGCCAGACAGCTCCTGAAGAGGCTTTCATTAAGCTGGATGGGCTAGCAGGGATGCTGACTGAACAGCTCCGGAGACTCACCATACAAGTGCAGGAAGCCAGGCACAATAGAGATGATGAAGCTGTCAAAAAGGCAGTGAATGAATACGATGAAACCCTGGAGAAGTATATCCCCGTGTTGATGGCCCAGGCAAAAATCTACTGGAACCTTGAAAATTATCCAATGGTGGAAAAGATCTTCCGCAAATCTGTGGAATTCTGTAATGACCATGATGTGTGGAAACTGAATGTGGCTCATGTTCTGTTCAtgcaagaaaacaaatacaaagaaGCCATAGGTTTTTATGAGCCCATAGTCAAGAAGCATTATGACAACATCCTGAATGTCAGTGCTATTGTATTGGCTAACCTCTGTGTATCGTATATTATGACAAGTCAAAATGAAGAGGCCGAGGagttgatgaggaagattgaaaAGGAGGAAGAGCAGCTCTCCTATGATGACCCAGATAAGAAAATCTACCATCTCTGCATTGTGAATTTGGTGATTGGGACACTTTATTGTGCCAAAGGAAATTATGACTTTGGTATTTCTCGGGTTATCAaaagcttggaaccttataataaAAAACTGGGAACTGATACCTGGTATTATGCCAAAAGATGCTTCCTGTCCTTATTAGAAAACATGTCAAAACATATGATCGTGCTTCGTGACAGCGTTGTAGAAGAATGTGTCCAGTTTCTAGAACACTGTGAACTTTATGGCAGGAACATACCTGCCATTATTGAACAACCcctggaagaagaaagaatgcaTACTGGAAAGAATACAGTCACCTATGAATCCAGACAGTTAAAAGCTTTGATTTATGAGATTACAGGATGGAATATGTAG